The following nucleotide sequence is from Coffea eugenioides isolate CCC68of chromosome 3, Ceug_1.0, whole genome shotgun sequence.
TTTTGAATGATAAGTGCGTAGTACTTGCCTCCTTCACAATTCCAAGTGAATCCGCCAATCACGGCGATGAAATGCAGCTTGCCGTGGTGAAATTTTTCCACTACAAATTGTCCGATCCCGACCACGTGAGGGTCAGCCGGCGCCACTGGTTGTATTGAGTTGATGTCGATCTGTAAATCCCAAACATTTTAACCAGTAAGAAAATCGCAAAACAATTGAGTTCCCAAAATCAATTAGAATCCCTTCAAATAAACAAACAATCAGAAGAAGACTAAATCCGATCAGTTAATAAGACAATTCAAGATCGTTGAAATTACTTTAACTTGCAACTCCTCATACTTTTCCAAATACAAGTTGTTTATGAGTTGATTCTCAAAACCACACACAAACTTGAAAAAGAAGGAAATCTAGGTATGGCTAGGCAATCGAATCACTATTCACCTGATCAGTAACAGTTGCAGATTTGGCTTCAGCCATTTTTTCCCTTGGAGAACTAGCTAGCTAATTAATATGAACGAAAATGGATATTTGTAACTGGTTGTGACTGTCGAAAACTTTGTAGCTGAGTTTGGCACATCAAAATAACGAAACAGGCTCCTCGTATTTATAGGCCTAAAAATGTGGTGACGTACCCCATAAGTAAATTCATTACTTGTCGGACCTAATCACCAAAGTCACGGCCGACCAGCATGGGACGCGTCTTTGATAAGGTCAGTGTGAAAAGACACACCGCCCTTTGAAGAATTTTTTAATGGCACGCAATCTATATTTGGCGAGAAATGCCAGTTACTAAGTAAAGGCttaattaggaaaaattttgcTAATGACCACACCTAAATTGCTATATAAATACGAATACACACTTATATTACACATCTCGAATTGCTATATACTTTTACAAATAAactatatttttttcaaaaaactaaTACGAATTTCTTTTAACGAGTGTCCATTGAATACTCATTAGTCAAATTGAATTACAAATTAGAATGGTTAGGAAATAAAATGTAATTATCAAATGAAGGTGAGATTGTGAGAGATTACTTTATATGCATTAGTGATTTTTAATCATGTGGTCAAATGATTATTATTTCCAGAACAGCTTGTCATCACAGAGGAACGAAAATGAGGTTACTAGAATCATAGATGAGAAAGCATACACGGAAGGGTGATGACCAATACTGTTGATCTTATCCAAGAATTCGAGGATATCTTGACTTTTAAAATCTTGATTCCCAGAAAGAACAGTAGTTAAGAGGTTGCTTCGCCCAATGAAATTGATTAtttctgtttggattgtgaattattagagatatttttactgtaacactttttgtgatgtgatgtatgtgagataaaaaggtaattgggaaggtaaaaaggtgtattgaaaattgtaatgatgatgtaagcaaataaatttggggaaataaaGCCCAATCCAAACAATTGTAATTGTGTTATTTTGATTTCGACATGGTTAGCTCCTCACGTTCCTCACGTTctctaataaaaaaaacaagtaTCTGTTGTCAAGTTTGTGATTTGTAatcaagtttgtgatttagtATCTGTTGTCAGTTTGTGACTGGAAGGCAGGCAGTTAGTCAACGTCAACTGGATGACAATAGTCCTCCTAACTTTTAAGATAATTTTTGGCATAGTAAATTACAAATTTGTATAATACATTCTGAGAAAAAATTGCTGTCAAAAGTAGTTCTATCATGGGTGAAATTTTGCTCTCGAATCACGTAAATTTCCGTGCTtctgtttgatttatttttgctttgttatttgtTTTGGGATTGCCAAAAATTCTTTCGTCGATTTTCTGAGGTTAGACCTATCAAGCTGATATCAAAACTTCTTCAAAGGTTTTGAATTCTGTGGCAACATTGATAATAACAAAGATTGTTGTCTAGAAATTTGACAGGAATGTAAATTTCGGGATGTGGTAGCTCAAGATGGAGAGTTGAAATTGATTTAGCAACACAGGGAATTgagaaaaagtcaaaaagtgtGACAGATGCAAATTTTGCCGAAATAGATAAAAAAGTAAGGTCCAGTATTATCTTAAATCTCTCTAACGAGATTTTGTGGGAGGTAGCCACTGAAACTTCGGCAAAGGACATGTGGGACAAGTTTAAGGCCTTGTGCATGAATAAGACGATTGACAATCGGCTTTATTTAAAGCAAAGTCAGTATATGCTTCACATAACTCAAGGTACATATATACTCTCACATCTTGATAAATTTATTTCCATTATTCTAGATTTGGATAAGATAGATTTGAAAATTGACCATGAGGATCAGACCCTGTTACTTTTGTATTTCCTTCCCCAATCTTTTAAATATTTCCACCATACTCTaatttatgaaaaaaataatttcatattGTAAAATTAAATCTGCCTTAAAATCTAAGGAACAGATTGATAGGGATATTATTGGAGAAATTAATGGAAGTTAGGGGGAAGACCTGGTTGTTAGGGACAGAACCGATAAAAGAAAATTGGACAATAGTAGTTCTAAATTTAGATCTAAATTCAGACATAGAAATTTGGAATGCAATTATTGTCACAAAATAGGGCACATTAAGGTAAattgctttaaattgaaaagattaaagTACTAAAAGAGGAAACCTGGTAAGAAAAATACTGAAACTGCCAAATCTTGTATAATAGCTGATGAGAATGAAGGAAATATTTTCCTTCACTAATGATAGAACAAGGTCTAAAAATGACTGAATTTTAGATTCGGAGTGCTCTTATCATATGTGTCCCAATAGGGATTTATTTTCCACTTATAAATCTTGTAATGGTACTAATGATAGAACAAGGTCTAAAAATGACAGAATTTTAGATTCGGAGTGCTCTTATCATATGTGTCCCAATAGGGATTTATTTTCCACTTATAAATCTTGTAAtggtggaattgttttgatGGGCAATAATGTCATTTGTGACATTGTTGGTAAGGGTACCGTCCGTATTAAAATGCATGATAATATTGTGAGGACGCTCACTAGGAGTTCAGTAAATAACTCCTAGTGCCCTGATTTGAAGGGCAAGCTGCAACAGATAAATGCTAAAACCATCACTAGTGATCAATTCGACTTTCTCCAAACTAGTGTGTCAGCTGAAGAGATTAAACATGCTATGTTTACTATGAAGGATGGTAAAGCTCCAAGCCCAGATGGCTTTAGTGCACAATTTTTTCAAAGAAGAATTGGCATGTCATTGGTGATGAAGTAATTCGAGAtgttcaatcttgttttggtaaGAAGTATATGCATTATCCTTTAAATAGTACTATAATTACACTGGTCCCAAAGGTGCAGAATACAACACAAATGAGGGATTTCAAGCCTATAGCCTGCTGTTGTTTGCTATGTAAATGCGATTTAGCATTGCTAACTGATAGGTTGAAAGTTTAATTCCTCGAATCATTGATGAATATCAGAGTGCTTTATAATAGGAAGAAGTATAGCAGATAATACACTAGTAATGTATGAATTGGTGAGATGGTACTGCAAGAAAGTTGGATTAGCTTGTGAAGTGTTGAAAATAGACCTGATAAAGGCATATGACACACATGGTTTGCCATCGCAGGTCGCGGTCTCAGTTGTTCCACATCTGTCGCAGCATATCAGTTGAATATCGGATGATATTCACATTATAGCACAtgaaagtttgataaaattttgaaaaaattactaaaattagaaaataccaaaaaatacacaattttaaaaaaaaatatccgAGTCGACTCGGATATATCGGTCGATATCATGCATCACGGATTCGAATCGGTCAATATCGGCCGAGTCAGAGCGAGTTGTCACGGATATGGTAATATCTGCGATTCGTGATCGATCTCGTATCGATCCCCTCCGTTCCAGTTATGACTCGGCCGATATGGCGAACCATGATGACACAATCAATTGGGATTTCTTATTTCTTAAAGTGGATATTATGCACTTTCCAGAAAAATTTATCTCTTGGGGTTAGAAATTGTGTATCTGTTGCACATTTCACCATCAACCTCAATGGAGCGTTGGTGGGATATTTTAGAAGTGAGGGGCATTCGGTAAGGGGATCCAATCTCCCCTGATCTTTTTCTTATAGCTATGGAATTCAAGCATCACTACTTAGCAAAAGTGAGATGGAAAGATGTCTGCCTACCCTTGAAAGAGGGTGGACTTGCTCTCTTCAATTTAGAAGATTGGAATAAGTGCCTGGAAGTTACTGTGGAACATTTGTGCTCGAAAAGAGTCATTATGGTTAAAAGGGTACATTCTATTATGTTTAAAGGACAGTCCATTGAGGGATTAAGACTCCTAGTGATTGTTCTTAGAGCTGGAGGAAACCGTACGTTGAAGCTTAGAGGAATGGCTCAGATGCATATTAAGCAAATTATTGGCAATGGTGAACACTCAAGTTTTTGGTACGACAATTGGCACCCAGTTGGACCTTTATACATGAAGTTTTCTGACCACCCGTTAAGGAATTGCTGTTTCAATACTCATGATACAGTTGCAAATTTCATTGATCATGGATATAGTTGTGTTATATGCATATCTCGCACTTGTCATAGCACATCTGACATTGTATATCTATAGAAATTATATAGTATAGGTTTTTCCTGATGTAATTTAGTTGTTTTTCCACTTacaaatactaaaaaaaatttgtgagatcgataGGTCGGATAGTATAAGAGGAGAAAGTGTGAAAACTCCTTAGTTGGACATCTCTCACTTACGCTAAAGAGAAAATTGtgtatgaattttttgataTATCAATAAAAAGTTTCATATTGCCTAAAAAAATCTGAATATATAGCTTGTTCTGTGCTATGTTTTCagactcggaccggaccggccggttgaaccggtcgaaccgggaaccggccaggCATCCGGTCCGAACTAGTTAAAAAACTCGGGTATTAAAAACTCGGTCATaaaccgggtttgaccggtGAACCGGATAATTTGATCAAAcccggtttttttttttttaccctttttctgCCTTTTTTTCAGTCAAAAGTTGGACTGACCAACTAAAAAAGAGACGAAATTATCAAAACTTGGGGTCAGCTCCTCTGCTTCTCTTCCCgtacttttcttcctttcttcttcagCTCCAATAACCCTAAAATCTAAAAGCCTCCACCGCTGGCATTTGAGATTCACCGATCGTCGCTTAATCAAGGTTGCCGTTAGTCACTTGTCCTTTAATCTCTAGCCTCCACCGCCGCAACACCACCAGTTTCTTCAGATTTCAAGGTTCAATCAAGTAATTAACACGCTGGTGAACCGAAGCTAAATCTGGTAATTTTTATAATCTAAAGCAGTCGTGAAGATAGCTAATTCATTATGTTGAAGTTGATCTGTGACTAAAATTTCagtatttttttgatttattatgcTGGGCATTTGGGATTTGGATATTATGGGTGAGAATATCACGTCCTTCTTAgagaatctggaaatttgaatttgattgtCTCTTCTTGTTTTCAAGTTTCTTCCATTGATGATTGGTTACTTTTCTTTGTCTGTTGCATCTGGGTTAACCATTTACTGGTAATAATTCGCACAACCATGCTTATATGTCCCTTCACGTTTCTCTGTTATAGCATCAGTACCAGTGCAAACTGGTTGGATACACTGGATCAAGAATTTTTAAGTTGATAATGATCACACAGATCAAGCGAATAGTTATCTTTTCGTTTTGAGAATACACTGGATCAAAAGTTAATAATGTCTGTTACATGAATGAGTCTCTTCTGTAGTTTTGTTGACCAACTTACGTGTTTCCTACCTCAAAGGCCGATGGATATATACAATTATCAGCCGTGCTAGTACCATGGACATAAATGGCTGCGTTTGGATTGAGTGTTTTTGCAcctgtttttcacattccaaatgctacagtaatgtgtatttcaaaaacaacttaaaaaacaccatatccaaacaatatatcaaaaacaactccaaatatatttcaattatgtacatttaatttgtatattttaataagtatatttcaatttgtatattttaattatgtattttaatatgaataattcaattatattttaatatattttaatatgtatatttcaattatgtatattatatatattatattaatataaatatatttatttcaattatgtataatattatatatattatatcaattgaaataaatattatatatttatataaatacatttatttatatataaatttataaatatatttattcaattttgttttataatatatattaatatgtatatttcaattatgtatattatacataaattatattaataataatgtatattatatatattatacatttctaatattatatatttaaacatacatattataaatattttattttattaataatatatttttatttatttataatatatttacataaatattatatgttatataaattatatataatataatatataatatattatacatttatataaatatacatttatacataatatataaatatttatgtatatttataatatacatttatattatgtataatatataatataatacatttatacatttatattaatatacataatattaattttacatttatacataatattaatacatgtatatatttatattaattatattaatacatttctacataatattaatatatatttataatttattaatttatacatttatataatattcatttataatttatacatttttaataatatacacttatacatttaaatatacatttatattatgtattatatataatataatacaattatacatttatattaatatacataatattaattttacatttatacataatatcaatacatatatacatttatattaattatataaatacatttctacataatattaatatatatttataatatattaatttatacatttataataatatacacttataatttataatattcatttataatttatacatttataataatatacacttatacatttataaatatatttatattatgtattatatataatataatacatttatatatttttatataaatatatgtatttataaatatctataaatgtattataaatgcatatttgtataaaaatataaaatttataatttataatttatacatttatataatattcatttataatttattcatttataataatatacatctatacatttgtaaatataaatgtattataaatgcataaatgtatatttatataaaaatataaaaattataatattctaaaaatactcaaaaatatgtttcaaaaatacctctaaaaataatccaaaaaaaatctacagtaaaagtttttcatatagtttttgaaaaacaaccccaaaaacaactaatccaaacggacttgtttttcagattcaaaatgctacagtggtgtttttgaaaaacaaacccaaaaacagctaatccaaacggagccaatGGTAGAATAATATGCTACAACCATTTAATGCAGTTTTTAATGTCCTGTGGTCCAATAAAGCAACAGTCTTTAGTGTAATTTCCTACCTCAATGTCTCTTCAGTCTTCTGTAGTTTTTAATGTGCAGCTTGATGATGAGGATGATCTTGATGACATTGATATCGAAAGTTATGAAATTGGAGAAAAGGGtaatgaagatgaagatgaagataaAGAATGGCTTAGATAGTTCTTTGGTTTAGAATTTGAACGTGTTGTTTTATTTAGATTGATATTTATCAAGCATTTGAACATGAGCTTGTTACcttatttggattgctatttggattgctatttgtCAGGGATTAAACATGTATGGGATttctattttataaattttgtgagtttggaTGAATTTGGTGAATTGGATATAAATTTAGATGATTGGGTTTTTTGGttatattttgtaaatttgatttgcaggaatatatatatatatatatatatctatatatgaCGTAtatatgacgtcatccggttcgacccctattgaccccggtcgaacccattgacccctgacccctgagcTCGGCCGAGTCGATTTCCGGGCCGAGTCTGAAAACATAGGTTCTGTGCGGTTTCATATGAAAAAACCTAGTTGGGAAAGAATAAAAGGAAAACAGAATAAATCTTGAGATAACCCAATTCGGAAACTATTAATAAGAGGAGGAAGACACAGATAGAATGTAGCATTCATTTTACAGCCCATAGGCGGGTTGGGCTACAAACAAACTGACGCCAAGCCTTCAAAGCCCTGGAGCATGAGGAAATAAAAATGGGTAGGAATGAAATGGGCTTAGATCTTGTGACCATGGGTTCCCAGTGAAAATATGGACCAACATATCATGGCCTTTTCCCTTTATTTTGGTCTATTTtccactattttttttaaaattttgttctactatttcttcatttttttaatcttaGCTAAGTAACCTTCTATTTTTGAGGAAGCTAATTAATTATTTGGTATGCTTTTAGCTAAGAAAAGTATAAATAACTCATAGTTTTTTATCGTGGTCCGTGCAAAAGCAATAATTCTACCCCTAATCAATGAAATGATTCGTAGTTCAAATATCTACGCAAATACAGAAGTAGCATAATAAAATTCAGACAGTTTAGAGataacaaagaagaagaaaaatttaaaaaggcAGACTAATGGCtcctcaaaaatgaaaaatacactTTAGAGGAAAAGGAAATGGGCTGCAATCGTCACCAAAACAATTAGTTCACTAATTTATCTTGAGAAGATTGCAACAAAGGCACGTTTTAATTGCCTTGGCCAAATTTGGTGGTCCTAATGGACAAGAATTCAGAGAAACCAGATcaatttgcttcaaatttctTGGTTAATAATTAAAAGCAAATAGCGACTTATGCCATGCATAGATTCCGATCCTGAAACTTGAATTGCAAGATGGTTGTTAACAGGTGGCAGAGTCTTGATAACCTTATCATCCTCGTCTGCCTTTTGACACCCTTCTTCACGTCTTGGTCTTCGTTGTCTTATGCCTTTAGTAAGAAATCGAGATCTTTTCTTGGCTTGAGAATCGAGTTTGTCTTGTGTCTACGTGAACGTGTCAAATGccaaatcgagttcaaaatgcaAGGCGTGGAGATAAATTCATTTCGATTAATTTGAAAGCGAAAGCCATTCATTAAATGGCAGGAGGTGATCAGTTGTTTTGGTGAAACAACCTGTGAAAATATGGTGGGAGGGTGAAACAATTTGTTCACAGGTTATAGACCTATATGTCAAGGATGAAGGGCGCACACCCATCTTCTCTCTAACCCTCATAAGCCTGCTTATATTTGTACGATGTTACCAGGGAAAAGGTCGAGAGAGACTCAAAAAATTTCTCCAGGCAACATGTCAAAAGGATTAGTCTCAGATGGTTAATCTTGCGCTTAATTTGTGAatatttctcattttattttgcCAAGATGTGGTGTTAATCATTAGATTTTATACATATATCATTTTTGGTGTTATTGCTAGGAATTTATGATGAAAGTAGAGTGGAAAGtatattaaaaattaaattttcagAAGACTAGACTTTACAAGATGCCACCACATCTTATTTGATGTGAAGTCCAAATTTGGAGGGATTGGAAGCGAACCCCACAGTTTAGGCCACTTCTTTTTCTGCTCTCAAGTGAAGCGAGCCCCACAATTTGGAACTTGTGCTGATTGATGGAAACGCCTCTCACCACCAGTTTTGGTGCGTGCAGGAGGTTAAGGTTTCAATTCTTATCTCCCATCAATTTGTTATTATATATGGTGGTCTTAATTGGCTATTTTCGATGGAGTTTTTACTCACATCGAATCTCCTTCTTCCTAGGGGTGTGTATTCGGTGCAAAAGCGGTAATTCGGTGCaatgaattcggtgaattcggttATTCGGTCTATAGAAATTTAAACCGTTTTCAATTTCGAATTGGCCATAACCGAATTTATTCCGcaaccgatttcaaattcgaaaacggtaatgaattcggttagaccgaattcatctattaaaaaaaatacctAATGAATAGTGAATATCTATACTTAAAAccttaagattagtgaatagataatatgaatttttatgttaaatatgtaatGTAAATTTAGAGTACACTAATACTCGTAAGTTACAGATTacgcattcaaatattcaa
It contains:
- the LOC113765590 gene encoding uncharacterized protein LOC113765590, coding for MAEAKSATVTDQIDINSIQPVAPADPHVVGIGQFVVEKFHHGKLHFIAVIGGFTWNCEGGKYYALIIQNQDYEGATFIHKALVVEAKGETKLLWHRN